The DNA sequence CAGCAAACACAAGCGATTCTGTGAGGGCGCCCTGCGCTCTGGCATGAGGCTGTGCTACACGCAGGACAAGCTCAACCCGATGGCGCTTTCCCCAGGAGCCCAGCACCCGCCAGGGTTCAACCCCGCCTACATGAACCTCTACGGGCCCCGCCCCTTCCACCCGTTCTTCCCGCCTCTGGGAGGCGCGGCTTTCCCCACGTTCCAGCCCGGTCTGCCTCATGGTATGCTTGGACCCGCCTCCATCTCGCCTTCCTCAGTATCTCTGGGGTCTAACGGTTTCACTGCGGAGTCTTCACTGTCTGGCGAGAAAGGGTCGCGCGCCAGCCCTACCTCAGAGGACGACGAGAAGGCGATGAAGGGGAGGAACGACCTGTCTGACGGCAGCGGCAACGAGAGAGACTTCAGGTCTGGGAGCGAAGAGGAGCAGGAGCACAGCCCCAGCAAGAAGATGAAGCGAGAGCCCGGGGAGATCAGCCCTACCTATCGTAGCAGCTTCCCCCTCTCCATGTCCTCTCCCCTGAAGCTCCCCCTCAGACCCAGCCTCCTGCCGTCCAGTCTAATGAAGTCCCACACGGGTCCTCGTATTCTGGACATTCCCTTCGACCTGTCGCGTGGCTCCGGCAGGCCTGAGATCACCAAGACTCCGCCTGTCTCACACGCTAACAGGAAAACTCCGTCTCCTAAAAGCTCTCCGTCTTCTTCCTCGGCCGGTGACGCTCCGTTGGACCTAAGCGTCACCAAGAAAGCTTCGTCAAGCAGCGAGAGCAAGCCGGAAAGATTGTCGCCGGAGAGCAGCAAGAAGTCACTGACGCACGTGTTCGGCAAGGTCAAATCTCCAGTTGTGCCGGAGCCCAAGTACGTTTTCCCCACCAGCTCCGCCCCCtaccccttcccctcccccacctccctGGTGGAGTCCATGCTGCGGATGGACAAAGAGAAGCAGATGAGCCTCAGCCAGTCCTACCAGCAAGACATAGCCAAGTTCATGTTCCCTCGCTTCCCCCTCCCTCCGGGCCTCCCGGGCTCCGTTTTCCCCGCCCTCAACCCCCTCTCCATGCTGCGACCTGACTTGGACAAAACCCTCAACAACCCCCTCCTCAAAATGGACAAGTCCGGAGGACTAGGCCGTGGGGAGGGGCAGCCCcagaaccaccaccaccaccaccaccaccaccctcaccaCCCGTTCCCCTTCGGTTCTCCAGCCGTGTCTTCTTCCCCGGGAGCCGGAGGCCCCAGCAACAACAAGCTGAAGGAACGATACTCGTGCAAGTTCTGCGGCAAGATCTTCCCGCGCTCAGCCAACCTGACGCGTCATCTGAGGACACACACCGGGGAACAGCCGTACAAGTGCAAGTACTGTGAGCGCTCGTTCAGCATCTCGTCCAATCTGCAGCGCCACGTGCGTAACATCCACAACAAGGAGAAGCCCTTCCGCTGTCCCATCTGTGACCGCTCCTTCGGCCAGCAGACCAACCTGGACCGCCACCTCAAGAAACATGAGCAGGTCAGTGTTTCTGTGTTAGTTGGGGAAGGAGGAAGCAGAGGTGAAAGAGTGgaagtagtgagagagagaggggggggagagtgtgtgtgtgtgggtgtgtgtgtgtgagtgtgagtgtgtgtgggggaggggggtgcgtgtgtgtgtgtgtgtgtgtgcgtgtgtgtgtgtgtgtgtgtgtgtgtgcgtgcatgtgtgtgttctgaAGTCTAGAAAGTTCTGTATTtcagttgtttgtgtgtttctcttCATCTGTATTTAAAACCAACATTGAGGTGCATGGCACGACAAACGTCCTTAAACTGCACTGCTACTTTTAATTTCGCCAATTCGTACTCCAGCAAAACCTTGCACTCACAATACCCATATCTTTGTTGTTAACAGGAAGGACCCAACGTGAGTGACTCACCCACACCCGACATGGAGCAGAAAGACGACGTGGCGTACTACAGCGAGATCAGGAGCTTCCTCAGCAAGACCCTGGACCCGACAGGAGACCCCTCCTCCTCCCTGTCTCTAGCCACGCCCTCAGACGCCCTGGACACGCCCCACAGAGATCTCTCCGACGTCGAGGACGAGAAGGAGAGCGACCTGACGATCGTGGACGACGTCGAGGACGAGGAGGACGATCTCCCGCTCTCGGACGAAGCCGACGTCGAGCTGGACCCCGAAGAAGATGAAGAGATGGAGGCGGATTCTTTCCAAGAGGAGCTTAATCTTACAGTGCCGCGAGCAGAGAAGGCGGAGGCCTCATCATCCCTGGCTGAGATCGTCAGCAACAACAAGGCTGAGGTCAAAGACGATGATAAAGTGGAGGTGAACGGTGTGAgcgagaaggagaaggaggagggagCTCAGGCCGAGGAAGACGTCTCGGAAAGCAAAGAAGACTTTGAGGTGGAAGTGTCACTGCGCTCTCCCGTCGCTTGCTCCACGTAACAACAGTCGTGAAAGTATTCTCTCTAGAACTATAGAAGAACTCATCTCTTGGATGGATAGACAGTGTCGCGGTCGTCATTGACAAGATTTTTCTGTCTCAATGGATTGACAGTGTCGGTCGTCGTAGACAAGATTGTTCTGTCTCAAAACTGTTCTACGGAACAACATGTCTCTGGTACCAGAATTTCATGTTCACGTCCA is a window from the Littorina saxatilis isolate snail1 linkage group LG10, US_GU_Lsax_2.0, whole genome shotgun sequence genome containing:
- the LOC138978697 gene encoding histone-lysine N-methyltransferase PRDM16-like, translated to MKYVRSSDLLHHRNIMAVQVDEQVFYKAVRDIQPGEEMLLYARDALYPEIELETMAMHKLGEENQTYPCGDCGELLKSKVARRRHQTYACPKSQNYLMRMTLDTSQDRFVDSDGKSMDSDTSGLEQESGLEGEFKCNECPKSFQWKSNLVRHQVTHDEDRRYPCENCDKVFTDPSNLQRHIRSQHVGARCHACTECGKTFATSSGLKQHQHIHSSIKPFQCEVCLKAYTQFSNLCRHKRMHADCRQQIKCKDCGQAFSTVTSLSKHKRFCEGALRSGMRLCYTQDKLNPMALSPGAQHPPGFNPAYMNLYGPRPFHPFFPPLGGAAFPTFQPGLPHGMLGPASISPSSVSLGSNGFTAESSLSGEKGSRASPTSEDDEKAMKGRNDLSDGSGNERDFRSGSEEEQEHSPSKKMKREPGEISPTYRSSFPLSMSSPLKLPLRPSLLPSSLMKSHTGPRILDIPFDLSRGSGRPEITKTPPVSHANRKTPSPKSSPSSSSAGDAPLDLSVTKKASSSSESKPERLSPESSKKSLTHVFGKVKSPVVPEPKYVFPTSSAPYPFPSPTSLVESMLRMDKEKQMSLSQSYQQDIAKFMFPRFPLPPGLPGSVFPALNPLSMLRPDLDKTLNNPLLKMDKSGGLGRGEGQPQNHHHHHHHHPHHPFPFGSPAVSSSPGAGGPSNNKLKERYSCKFCGKIFPRSANLTRHLRTHTGEQPYKCKYCERSFSISSNLQRHVRNIHNKEKPFRCPICDRSFGQQTNLDRHLKKHEQEGPNVSDSPTPDMEQKDDVAYYSEIRSFLSKTLDPTGDPSSSLSLATPSDALDTPHRDLSDVEDEKESDLTIVDDVEDEEDDLPLSDEADVELDPEEDEEMEADSFQEELNLTVPRAEKAEASSSLAEIVSNNKAEVKDDDKVEVNGVSEKEKEEGAQAEEDVSESKEDFEVEVSLRSPVACST